Genomic DNA from Selenomonadales bacterium:
GAATAACAGACAAGACAAAGAAAGACTGCTCCGTTTGCACGGGGCGGTCTTTTTGCATATAGGGATGCGGGCGGGTCTTTTTTTGCAAAAAAGTTGAAAAACTTCATATTTTTCTGCATAAAAAAGAGGGGAAAAACCCTACAACGGAGAAAAGATAGACAGGAAGAATCAACAAGTATCGAAAAACGGAAATATAGCTATGATGCAGAGGAAACAAGAACTTTGCGTAACAGCAATACGTGCGAACAGAAGGGATATTCGTGACAAAACGATACGATATTGTAAGACTAATTGTAGGATTGATGACGATATGGTGCATGGTGGTGCTCGCAGGGTGCGGGGGCGATACAGAACGTGCATCGGGTGACCGTCTGGTATACGGTGCGCTGACCGAACCGCACAGTCTGCATCCTCTGATCGGTACGGACAGCGCATCGACAGAGGTGCAGAGCCTGATCTACAATGCGCTTGTCTGTGTAAACGGCGATAAGGAGATCACGGGCGACCTTGCCGAGTCGTGGACGGTATCAAATGGCGGCAAGGTCTATACATTCCGCCTGAAGGACGGCATCACGTGGCATGACGGGCAGCCGTTTACGGCAGACGATGTTGTGTTCACCTTTGGCATGGCAAAGGATAAGCGCATCGGCTATATCGACGCGCGTGAGCTTGCGAATATCAAGCGCGTGACGAGGGACGGCAGGGAAGTCACGTTCCGTTTGGCGAAGGCAGACAGCGCGTTCCTTGCGCGTGTGGCGAGCATTCCTATCCTGCCGAAGCATATCTGGCAGTCGGTGGTGAATCTAAGGGAAGAAGCACCGCGCATCACGCCGATCGGTACGGGGCCGTATCGCTTCGTCGAGTGGAAGAAGGCGCAGTACCTTCGTTTCACCGCGAATGACAGCTATCACAAGGGCGCGCCTCCCGTCAAGACGCTCTTTTATAAGATCGTGCCTGATTCCAACGTGCTTGCGATGCAGCTGCGCCGCGGAGAGGTCGATGTGTGCCATCTCGATTTTTCGGCGAAACAGCTTCTCGCCAAAGACAAGTCAGTGCGCGTGAGCGAATCGGCAGGGCAGGCGTACACGTATATCGCGCTCAACCATGCGAAAGACATATTCGCCGATCAGCGTGTGCGTCGTGCGATGGTATCCGCATTCGAGCGTCAGGCCGTCATTGACAATGTGCTGGGCGGCGGTGCCTATATTGCTATCGCCGACCTGCCTCCGACAGGCTTGGCGCAGTCGGCGCAGCCTGTTTCGTATGATACGAACGAAGCAGATCGCCTGCTCACCGAAGCAGGCTGGGTGCGTGGGGAAGATGATATCCGCGAAAAAGACGGCACGAAGCTCGCGTTTCGCCTCTTGGTATCGAACAAGAACAAACGGCTCGGTGATGCGGCGATCGCGTTCCGTCAGAATATGATGGCAGTCGGTATCGCAGTCGAGATCGTGCCGATGGATTTTACGACGATGCGTACGAAGCATCTCTTAACGGGCGATTACGAAGCGTGCCTCATCAGCCAACGCCTTCCGACAGACCCTCTTCTCAGAGCGGAGGTCTGGACGACGAACGGTGCAGGCAATCATATGAACTATCACAGCGCGAAGATAGACGCGTTGTATGAAAAAGCGCGCACAGCAAGCGGAGAGGCGCGAGATGCGATCTTTGGCGAAGTGCAGACGGTACTTACCGATGAGATGCCGCAGCTTTTCTTGTGGTATCCTGCCGTCACCATCGGCACAAGACAGGGCATCGACGGTATCGATGCCGCGCATCTCGGCATGAAAGACAACATATTCCACAACGTAGAAACATGGACTGTCGTCCGCTAACATATTAGAAAGAGAAAGAAGAGATAAGATGAAAACGAAACGAACGGTAAAATACAGCCTCGGTGCGATCTGTGCCGTGATGCTTCTGACGAATACGACGTGGGCAGCTCCTGCGGTCGATGCCACCGATGATGTGCTTGACAGCATCGTTATCACGGCGACGAAAACGGAGGCCGATACAAAAGACGTACCTGCAAGCGTTACTGTTATTACGGCAGACGATATCGCACGCGCCAACGTCAAGTCGGTCGAAGATATCCTCCGCTATCAGACGGGATTCGCCGTCAAAGATATGGGCGGTATGAAAGCGACAAAAGTTTCCATGCGCGGTATGAGCCAGAACGGTGTACTCGTTATGGTGGACGGTGTGTCGATCAACAACGGTTATACGGGCGGTGCCAACTGGTCGAGCGTTCCCGTTGAGATGATCGAGCGTATTGAAGTCGTACGCGGGGCAGGCTCGGCACTCTACGGCTCGAATGCGATGGGCGGTGTCATCAATATCATCACAAAAGAAACGACCGGCGGTAAAGTGACGGCAGGCTTCGGCTCGCATCATACGCGCTACGGCGATTTTTACTACGGACTCAAAGATAATGATGTCTTCTTCTCCGTCAACTACGGCAAACGTACGACGGATGGCTACAACGACGATATCACCGATACGGCATCGTCCAAAAATACGTACGGCAAACGTGCGTCCGAACGCGAAACGTACGGCATGAAACTTGCCTACGATGTAGATGATGAGAACAAAGTCACGCTCAGTCACCAAGTCACCGAGAACAGCTACGGATATTATCAGAGCACATACAGCCCGCAGAACGCAGGCCTTCGCAAAGCGATCGCGACCCAGCTCAACTGGCAGGGACGCTACGAGGACGGCTCTGCGCTCAACGTCAGCCTCAGCCAATACGATATGAACCGTTACTGGACACAGAGCGGAAAAAACTATACGCCGAATCCTGTCAAGAGCCGTGAAGCCGAAGCCAACTACAGCTGGTATGCAGGCGATAAACACCATCTTACGGTAGGTGCGTCGTACAAACAGGACAAAGGCTCGTCCGAAACGTGGTGGCCGAATAGTGTCTTAAAAGACCGCTCGGGCGGTAAAACGGAAAACGTCGGCTTCTTCATCCAAGACGATATCAGCCTGTCCGAAAGGGCGAACCTCATCATCGGCGGTCGTTACGACAGCTGGGAATTCAAAAACGGCTATAACATGGGCGGCGATATCGAAGGCGGTGACGCCAGCCAATTCTCGCCGAAAGCAGCACTCAATTATAAGGCAAACGACGTCACGAGCTACTATGTATCGGTAGGAAAAGCATTTAATAGTCCGACGCTGTTTAACTTGTCGCGCCTCTGGCCGATGGGCAACACAGGCAACTTCCTTCGCCCGAATGCCAACCTCAAGCCCGAAGAACTGATGATGTACGAAGTCGGTGCGAAGTTCGATATAGACGGCCAAACGAGCGCAACTGTCAGCGTATTCCAAAACGATGTCGAGAATATGATCGACCAATGTCCGCTCGGTACGGGCGGCGACCTTTTCTGGAACAATGTCGGCAAGGCGCGTATCCGCGGGATCGAAGCCGAAGTCAGTCGTCGTTTCAGCGATGAATGGTCGGGCTTCGTCAGCTACACGTACAACGATTCCGAAGTGCGCGAATATGATGTTGACCCGACGCTTGTCGGCAATCAACTGACGACCGTTCCCGAACAGGAATTCAAACTCGGCTTGACCCATCAGAAAAACAAATGGACGACGAACCTTCTTGCTCGCTACACGTCCGAGATCTATGAAGATATCTCGAACAGCACTGCGCCTGCCGATATGGCAGATGCCGTATTCCTCATGGATATCAAGGTAGCGTATGCGTTTGATGACCGTCAGACGGTATCGCTTGCCGTTGACAATCTTCTCGACCGCGAATTCCAATGTCAAGGCTTCTGGGGTGACGGGCGTGCCGCTTACATGGAATACAGCTATCAATTCTAAGAAGAAGGGTCTTATATGAAAGAACCGTATTACAAGGGATATATCGCATCGTATGAGCAGTATCTCGCTTCCTCGCCGTACGTGCGCGAGGTGACGGCAAGGCTTCTTCCGCACCTTGATGAGGCGCGCTCGATGCTCGATATCGGTGCAGGTACAGGCGCGCTCTGTCTCTCTTTGCCGAAACGTATCGCCGTTACTGCGGTCGAATCGTCGCGCGGTATGTGTGAGGTGATCGCGTCGCGTGCGCGTGCGATGGGGCGCGATGTCCGCATCATAGAAGATACGTGGGAGATTGCCGATGCGCACGGTGCATACGATATCGTCTTGTGTGCCAATGCCGTCTACCGCATGGAGCCACTTACTGACTGTCTGGCGAAGATGGTGCGCGCCGCGAAAGGCATACTTCTCATCGTGATGAACGGCAGAACATCAGTCGGCATCTACGGCAAGATGCGCAAAGCTCTCAAGGATAACGGTGTGCCTTGCGCTGATGCGCCGCGTGTCCATACCCTCGCTGACGTAGAACGTACGTTTCGTGCGCTCGGCATATCGTATGAGAAAGAGCTTGCCTCTTGGCAGGACGTGCGTCGATTCGCCTCTCGCAAAGAAGTATCAGACTATCTGTTAAATCGATTCGCTGTTCCCGATAGATACCGCGCACAGGCAGAAGACGTACTGATGCCGTACGTGACGGAAACGGAAGATGTATACTGCATTGCAGACGATACGGTGATGGCTTTTTTGACGATAAAAAAATAAAACGACAAGAACCGACTGAATACGCATGATGCGTGCGGTCGGTTCTTTTTTTGCCATAAAAAATATGGTAGAATATAAGAATACGATTTTACGAAAAAAGGAGGTGACGAGATGCTCAGATGGGTACGCATGATAGCAGGCAGTATCGGTGAACTGGCGGTGTCGGTCGTTTTGGTGACGGCGGTCTGCTTCACTTTGATGACGATCGGATTGGGGGACCCGCTCGCCGCGCTCTACGGAGAGAGGCTGACGGCTGTCAGCGCGGAAGAGGCGGCGGTGCTTCGCCAAGTATACGGGCTTGACCGATCGCTCCTTGCGCAGTACCTCACATGGCTTGCCAATATCGTGCAGGGTGATTTCGGCGTGTCGTACTGGGAAGGCAGACCTGTCCTTGATATGCTCGGCGAACGGCTTGGTGCGACGCTCGTATTGACAGTGCCTGCGCTTGTCTTCGGTTATGCGCTGGCGATCATGCTCGGTACGTGGATGGCAGAACGCGCGCACTCGGCAGGCGACCGACTGGCGCATGCAGGCCTGTTCGCCATCTGGTCGGTGCCGACGTTTTTGAGCGGACTGGTGCTCCTCTCGATATTCGGTGTGTGGCTCGAGATCCTTCCTATCGGCGGCATTGCACCGCTCGGCGAAACGTTCAGCCTGATGCACTCTCTGCCGTATCTCGTCCTTCCGCTCACCGTTCTGACTGTCCATACGGGCGCAAGACTGACAGGCATCGTTCGTTCGGCGATGGTGGCAGAATTCGCCTCTGACTATATCCGCTCGGCGCGTGCGCTCGGTCTTTCGAGCGATATGCTTCGCCGTTACGCGCTCAAGTGCAGTATGTTCACGCTCATCACGACGGCATCGTTCCAGCTTCCGAAGCTGTTTGCGGGTGCGGTGATGACGGAGATGATATTCGCATGGCCGGGGATCGGCAGATTGCTCCTTACGGCTGCGTATCAGCGCGACTATCCGCTTCTGTTGGGTGCCGTCGTCTGTATCAGCATCTTGACGGTCGCATCTTCTCTTCTTGCCGATTTCGTATGCAGACTTTTGGATCCGCGTATCCGCCGCCGCAGAGAGGGGGAAACTAGATGAGAATTTCGATCCCTGTCGTGCTTTTGGCACTGTGGTGTTTTATCATATTTTTCGGCGCGCATATCGTAGAGCCTCGCGCAGGCATCATCGACCTGACTGCCATCAACGAACTGCCCGGTTCTGCGCATATCTTGGGGACGGACGCGCTCGGTCGTGATATGCTCGTCACGCTCCTCGTTGGCGGACAGACCTCGCTCATCATCGGTATCATGGCATCCTCTATCGCGCTTGTCAGCGGTACGACGATCGGTATGCTCGGTGCGTATTACGGCGGTTGGTTCGACACCTGCCTGATGCGCATCTTAGATACGATGCGTGCTGTGCCGACGCTTCTTCTGCTCCTCTTTTGGCAGGCGATGACAGAACCGTCGTTTATCGGTGTTGCCGTGATCTTGGGCGCCGTCGGCTGGCTCTATACCGCGCGCATCGTGAGAAGCGAAACGCATATCCATGCCACGCGCGAGCATGTGCTTGCGGCGCGTATGATGGGCATTGGTTCGTTTACTATCATCAGAAGACATATCCTGCCGTACTGCGCAGGACGTATCCGTATTTTATTCTTACTCGAGCTGTCGGGCGCGATGGCGATGGAAGCTGCCATCAGCTTCCTCGGCATGGGACTGCCGCTGTATATGCCAAGTCCCGGTACGATGCTCGCACATGCCATGAACGGCGTTTTGCTCGGCCATTGGTGGCAGGCACTGCTTCCCGGCATGATGCTCGTTATCACACTCGTGCTCGTGCATGCGTGTGTCGTTACTATGAAAAGAGAAGCTCTCTAAACGATCATAAGGAGGAAAGAAGATGGGACAATCAGACAGACGAAATGCCCTTTTGCAGATCGACAGACTGAACGTATCGTATTCTGTCGGCACGCGCTCCGTCACCGCTGTACGTGATATCAGCCTTGCCGTACGTGCAGGCGAGATCGTCGCGATCTTAGGCGAAAGCGGCT
This window encodes:
- a CDS encoding TonB-dependent receptor; the encoded protein is MKTKRTVKYSLGAICAVMLLTNTTWAAPAVDATDDVLDSIVITATKTEADTKDVPASVTVITADDIARANVKSVEDILRYQTGFAVKDMGGMKATKVSMRGMSQNGVLVMVDGVSINNGYTGGANWSSVPVEMIERIEVVRGAGSALYGSNAMGGVINIITKETTGGKVTAGFGSHHTRYGDFYYGLKDNDVFFSVNYGKRTTDGYNDDITDTASSKNTYGKRASERETYGMKLAYDVDDENKVTLSHQVTENSYGYYQSTYSPQNAGLRKAIATQLNWQGRYEDGSALNVSLSQYDMNRYWTQSGKNYTPNPVKSREAEANYSWYAGDKHHLTVGASYKQDKGSSETWWPNSVLKDRSGGKTENVGFFIQDDISLSERANLIIGGRYDSWEFKNGYNMGGDIEGGDASQFSPKAALNYKANDVTSYYVSVGKAFNSPTLFNLSRLWPMGNTGNFLRPNANLKPEELMMYEVGAKFDIDGQTSATVSVFQNDVENMIDQCPLGTGGDLFWNNVGKARIRGIEAEVSRRFSDEWSGFVSYTYNDSEVREYDVDPTLVGNQLTTVPEQEFKLGLTHQKNKWTTNLLARYTSEIYEDISNSTAPADMADAVFLMDIKVAYAFDDRQTVSLAVDNLLDREFQCQGFWGDGRAAYMEYSYQF
- a CDS encoding class I SAM-dependent methyltransferase, with translation MKEPYYKGYIASYEQYLASSPYVREVTARLLPHLDEARSMLDIGAGTGALCLSLPKRIAVTAVESSRGMCEVIASRARAMGRDVRIIEDTWEIADAHGAYDIVLCANAVYRMEPLTDCLAKMVRAAKGILLIVMNGRTSVGIYGKMRKALKDNGVPCADAPRVHTLADVERTFRALGISYEKELASWQDVRRFASRKEVSDYLLNRFAVPDRYRAQAEDVLMPYVTETEDVYCIADDTVMAFLTIKK
- a CDS encoding ABC transporter permease, translating into MLRWVRMIAGSIGELAVSVVLVTAVCFTLMTIGLGDPLAALYGERLTAVSAEEAAVLRQVYGLDRSLLAQYLTWLANIVQGDFGVSYWEGRPVLDMLGERLGATLVLTVPALVFGYALAIMLGTWMAERAHSAGDRLAHAGLFAIWSVPTFLSGLVLLSIFGVWLEILPIGGIAPLGETFSLMHSLPYLVLPLTVLTVHTGARLTGIVRSAMVAEFASDYIRSARALGLSSDMLRRYALKCSMFTLITTASFQLPKLFAGAVMTEMIFAWPGIGRLLLTAAYQRDYPLLLGAVVCISILTVASSLLADFVCRLLDPRIRRRREGETR
- a CDS encoding ABC transporter permease, which codes for MRISIPVVLLALWCFIIFFGAHIVEPRAGIIDLTAINELPGSAHILGTDALGRDMLVTLLVGGQTSLIIGIMASSIALVSGTTIGMLGAYYGGWFDTCLMRILDTMRAVPTLLLLLFWQAMTEPSFIGVAVILGAVGWLYTARIVRSETHIHATREHVLAARMMGIGSFTIIRRHILPYCAGRIRILFLLELSGAMAMEAAISFLGMGLPLYMPSPGTMLAHAMNGVLLGHWWQALLPGMMLVITLVLVHACVVTMKREAL